The following proteins come from a genomic window of Miscanthus floridulus cultivar M001 chromosome 2, ASM1932011v1, whole genome shotgun sequence:
- the LOC136538046 gene encoding uncharacterized protein, with protein MAEAEAAGSLSRRRMEGEEGAAAMEADAGHRGRGEAEDEEVESSDYTSEDEGTEDYRRGGYHAVLVGDSFKQGTYVVQSKLGWGHFSTVWLAWDTAHSRYVALKVQKSAQHYTEAAMDEIKILKQIADGDPDDSKCVVKLLDHFKHSGPNGNHVCMVFEFLGDNLLTLIKYTDYRGIPLPMVKEICRHVLIGLDYLHCTLSIIHTDLKPENILLVSTIDPSKDPRKSGLPLVLPSARTDEPPPKVPAQSGNGGLTKNQKKKIRKKAKRAAAATSEGSTAVASADTDGSDDRGDLGTTNEGSPSQDGAKKKATRDRRGSKGAKKKMAMEADLKCKLVDFGNACWTYKQFTSDIQTRQYRCPEVILGSKYSTSADLWSFACICFELATGDVLFDPHSGDNFDRDEDHLALMMELLGMMPRKIALGGRYSRDFFNRYGDLRHIRRLRFWPLNKVLMEKYGFTEINAIGMADFLVPILDFVPEKRPTAAQLLQHPWLDVGPLRQQPKTLPDSAQSSGDGVSEKQKKENEERDAMALELRNIAIDGAASSRMANDPQACTNKATATPSKK; from the exons ATGGCGGAGGCGGAAGCGGCGGGGTCGTTGTCGAGGCGGCGGATGGAGGGCGAGGAGGGGGCGGCGGCGATGGAGGCGGATGCGGGGCACAGGGGGAGGGGCGAGGCGGAGGATGAGGAGGTCGAGAGCAGCGACTACACGTCGGAGGACGAGGGCACCGAGGACTACCGCCGTGGCGGATACCACGCCGTCCTCGTCGGAGACTCCTTCAAGCAGGGCACCTACGTTGTGCAGTCCAAGCTCGGATGGGGCCACTTCTCCACCGTCTGGCTTGCCTGGGACACAGCCCACTCC AGATATGTGGCGCTGAAGGTGCAGAAGAGCGCTCAACACTACACAGAAGCAGCCATGGATGAGATCAAGATCTTGAAGCAGATTGCTGATGGTGACCCTGACGACTCAAAATGTGTTGTTAAGCTTCTTGACCACTTCAAGCACTCGGGTCCTAACGGTAACCATGTGTGCATGGTTTTTGAGTTTCTCGGTGATAACCTGTTGACCCTGATAAAGTACACGGACTATCGAGGAATTCCCCTTCCAATGGTTAAGGAGATATGCCGCCATGTGCTCATTGGCCTTGACTACCTCCATTGCACACTTTCTATTATTCACACTGACCTTAAGCCGGAGAATATATTGCTTGTGTCTACCATTGACCCCTCGAAGGACCCTCGGAAATCAGGTTTACCCCTGGTTCTGCCTTCAGCGAGGACAGACGAGCCACCTCCAAAGGTTCCTGCACAATCAGGAAATGGTGGCCTCACCAAGAACCAGAAGAAGAAGATCCGGAAGAAAGCCAAACGTGCAGCTGCTGCAACTTCAGAAGGAAGTACTGCTGTGGCATCTGCTGACACAGATGGGTCAGATGACCGAGGAGATCTGGGTACAACAAATGAGGGTAGCCCTAGCCAGGATGGAGCTAAGAAGAAGGCAACACGAGATAGACGGGGTAGCAAAGGGGCCAAGAAGAAGATGGCAATGGAGGCTGATCTAAAATGCAAGCTGGTGGACTTTGGAAATGCATGTTGGACATACAAGCAGTTCACAAGCGACATTCAAACAAGGCAGTACAGATGTCCTGAGGTTATACTTGGTTCCAAGTATTCTACATCTGCTGACCTGTGGTCCTTTGCATGCATTTGCTTTGAGCTTGCCACTGGGGATGTGCTATTTGATCCACATAGTGGCGATAATTTTGACAGAGATGAG GATCACCTTGCGCTGATGATGGAACTGCTAGGAATGATGCCTCGAAAG ATTGCGTTGGGTGGTCGGTATTCACGTGACTTCTTCAATCGGTATGGGGATTTGAGGCACATCCGACGCTTGCGGTTCTGGCCTCTCAACAAGGTGCTGATGGAGAAGTACGGGTTCACTGAAATAAATGCTATTGGGATGGCGGATTTTCTTGTTCCAATACTTGATTTTGTTCCTGAGAAGCGCCCTACCGCTGCTCAGTTGCTTCAGCATCCATGGCTTGATGTTGGTCCCCTCCGACAGCAACCTAAAACACTGCCAGACTCAGCACAGAGTTCAGGTGATGGTGTTTCAGAGAAGCAAAAGAAGGAGAACGAAGAAAGAGACGCAATGGCTTTAGAGTTGAGGAACATTGCCATAGATGGTGCTGCTTCATCCAGGATGGCAAATGACCCTCAAGCATGCACAAATAAAGCAACTGCTACCCCTTCTAAGAAGTGA